Within the Rosa rugosa chromosome 2, drRosRugo1.1, whole genome shotgun sequence genome, the region AAGTGGAAATGCATCTTACAATATGCTCTAAGACAAGATATTTCAGTTTAGGGGATCTGATGATCAACTCTGTAAGCAATTCCCAGTGGTAGCAGTCACGAAGAACCAGCTTCAATTTGGTCAGATTTTCCAAAGCAGGCACATAGCAAGCCTAAGTGAACCATAATATCAATCAAACAGAAATTCAGTCAATATCAACATCATTTTGTTCTTAGTACTAGTTCAATCATAAATTACCAAAATGGAAAAAATGCATCCATCAGAAATGTGTCATGTGTCTAATGTCTAGTTTGGTGTATCATTGAAGAAATTATTTCCTCATTATCCATCCTGATGGATATTCCTTTTCGTTATTAAGACCTAGTTGCTATTCAAAAATCATGGGTGATCTTCACCTTATGCATGCCTCACTACATTGTAACAATAAATTCAAAAGAACAAATTGAGGAATAAGCAGTACCTCCATACAATGAGGCTGGTTATCAAGAGACAGATATTCAACATTGGAAATTCCTGCCAGCAACACAGTTGCACGATTCGCGAATCCAGGATCTTTATCATAAAAGACTCCCATCTCATCTTGGTATTGAATTTCGTCAAGAAAATGGACTTTGGCTTTGACTAGAGATTTAGTACTCTTGAAAATATAATTTGAGAAAGCATCCTCCTCGAGTTCAAAGTATTCCATGCTTGGAGCATAAATAGAAAAAGTGTACCAACTATCATACCATTCAATGAAACAGCGCAACGATATTCGTAGCCTCTTCAATGCAAGTGCAGTGATATTGATATAGTCAATGTCATGAAAACAGATTCTTCCAGCTATAGTTAAATCTTCAAGTACAGGGCAGTTCCGAAAAAAAGATTCTGGTGCATTCTCATCAGACCATAAAACTGAAACATGGAGAACCTTGAGACTTGGGAGACTCCCTGTTGCGGTTGGAGCACAAGTATTAAAATCTGAAAAGACTGTCAGATCCTCCAGTGTTGGGCACATGAAAAGGCTTTGAGGCAGTACAAAAGGATCCTTCATATAATCTTCAGCCCAGAAAGAAAGATTCATTTCGACAACATTATGCCTAATGGCAGAACAAATCAAATTATTGATTCGAGAGAGATCCTCGACACTGAAGTGTACTacagaaatggaaagagaaaACTTTCGAATGTCTGATAAGCGGTGAAGGGAAAGTGCATCTTCAACAGCAGTCATAAAACGATTGAAGGACTGGATCGAAGACATTGTATGATTTGTAGGAAAATCTTTGTTATCAAAGCCAAGGTTTGGAAGAGATGTCCATAAATTATTCCATCTCCTAGACAGAACAGTGGTCCACATAGCATAtattgaaggaagaaaggaaaGTATGTGGCAAAGAACTGCATCCGGCAATTCACTGATTCTATCAACTCCATTTTGACGCTTGGACTCACAAGCCATTTGTACCTTGATAATTTTTCAAAAACATAGTCAAATTGAGATCacattttaaaatttttctcAAAAAGATTCTCATCGTCAAATTTCAAACAAGATTTTTCATGTATCTTCCGTAGTGTAGCATAGAAACCAAAGCAGGGGACACAGACAAGCACTTCTAACAACTTTAACGAAGTAATTTGAACTCCCACAAATGCAAGCAAACTAGAACACTAATTTTAACCTCACCCTTCTTTTAAATTCATTCAAGCAACCAAAGCCTTAAATtaacaaatgaaaaataaaaaaaaagagtcagAAACAGCAATTAACCTCAAGAATATATCATCTATTTCTTCACCTGGATTTTCTCAGCTACTAGACaataacagaagaaaaaaagcaaaaacagatgTTCCACCGGTTTTTTTTAGGTTTATAGGAACTAGTAAAGAATGGAACTtatagacaacagaaatttacTAGATCAGCCAAAATTTGTTTCAGAAATCAAACATACCAGATTACCAGAGAGAGGACAGGTTGAGAGGAAGTCTACCCCTGACTCTTGGATTTGGGTAGAACAACGTCATTATCTCTTTATTAACTCTCTTCAGAGTCTTGTTTAGGAAGTTTTATAATACTACTATACTCTACTCTACAACAACTGTGTATCAGACTGATATTCTAATAAAGTCAATGGTTTGTTTTATAATACTACTATACTCTGCTCAAAAACTACCTCATATTCAACTTCTTTTTctgtttaccaaaaaaaaaaaaaaaacttgtatgGAACACCTATGCCAAGTTGCCAACAAAACAATCGACAgcaaagtttccattctttcaaaagaagaaagaagattaAAGTATATCATGAACGACATAGATATGTAAAGAAATTACATTAAAGTTGTTCTTCTGCTATAAGTATTCCACAAGAAATTACTGTAATGTGtccaaaatgaataaaaaaaaaaaaacaatttacaCTTCTCCAACTTCCGCTATGTCTTGTTTATGTCATCATACAGGACGCTCGATCAATACAACCAGCATCCCAAAGGCATTTGTAGTATCAATTTGATCCTCTGCTATCTTCACTGTACTTGACCTTGACAACGAGACTGATGACGTCGTTGTTGGAGTTACTAACTTCCTCGCATTGACTATATGAAGAAGCATCGTCCAAAAACAATGTCACCAGGTTCTTTGGTTTAAGTTTTTTCAGTATTGCTAAAGAATATTAATCCGTCGCCTCAGTTGGGATCCCATCATCCTTCTCCCCTATAGAGCAGCCTTGGACACATGCATTCACACAAACACAGGTTCTTTGGTTTAAGTTTTTCCAGTAGTGCTAAAGAACATTAATCCGTCGCCTCAGTTCGGATCCCATCATCCTTCTCCCCTATAGAGCAGCCTTGGACACATGCATTCACACAAACACCCTCCACAGATAATGATGAAATTCAATTGCAGCTGCTGTTTGTTTCATTCTGAAACTACATGCTCAGAAACACTTTCGTAAGAAGGCAGATGTTGACTTGGCCAGAATTAAAGGGGAAGTACTTGTTAGTTCTCGATCATTAACTAACAGATGTGGTGGTGGGTGGTGTTCAAAGGATGAAAAGGTTTAGTCGGGGTTGGTTTTGAAATTTACCAATTTGAACAGTCTCAGGAAGAGTGAATAACAAAGAGCAGAGACAGGCTTTAAAGTACCTGAAAAGAACCCGTACCATGAAATGTGATGATCTTTCTCCGTCGCAGCCACCAACCTAAAACAGGTCTAGGTTGGATGGCCAAGACGGAGAAAGACCACCACATGCATTCTTTGTTCGGGTAGTCTTAACATGTAAGAAATAATgaactatatatataatttttagtTTAGGTAATGTTTGGGATTTGAGTAGAGGCACCACAACCTGATAATTAAACTCAATGGAATTTGTGCTTTCAGTTTTCGTCTTGATCTGATCTGCAACATCATAGTCCGATGATGTCTTGTCTTGCTTGTTTCTCCTTTGTTCAACCAAAAACATCAACCAAGGCCTCTGAGTCCACCCTGCAtcaaataattttgtttttaaggTTGCACAATCATCTTACTCTACACAGAAATGTATGTGATAAATACTAGTTTAGCATGATAGAAATTCCTTGATCTAACAAAATTCCGTAATCCTTAATCTTCCTTTTGGAGCAAGAGTTTATTATCTTACCAACAGGTAATAAAACAGAGCTTTAGACAGCATATATGATAATTTAAGCAAATTAGGAAATCCAAACAGCACGGGAGACCAAAATATTAGGCATATTACTTGAACCATTTATACAAATTCACATCTGCAGTAGCTGCTGAACAAAGAAATTATGGCAAAAAAATCAAGCCAAGTTCCTTATTAGTAAAAAGCACGATTTAGAAGGAGATCTAAACAACCTTATCAGATAAACTCAGACTCCTGTAGAGCAGAATTAGTTTTTAGTACTTACAGCGTTCGTCAGATCGGAATCTCTAAGGTTTgcagattgactaggaaactttTCCATGCAACGAATATCGCCTACATCCATCCCCACAGGGAAAACCTCAACCTTCTAAGGTATGCAGGAAGTAATGAGAAAGGAAGAGAACTTTCAATTTTGTAGAGACCATTAGGATGCCCTGGCTTTTATACAGGTGAAACGCGACAATATGCATGCAACAGACTGCCATGGTTATTACACATGTCGATCATGGAGGAAAACACTCGACTGGTAAACGTCTGCTCTTCTCCTGGTCACGAAAACATTGTGTGAGAAACGCATTCTCTGAAAAGACAGATAATGCAGATGAGTTTCTAATTAATGAATGTCCGTTACTCTTTGGGTCACAAAAACATTGCGTGAGAAACTGCACACCCACGAAACTTATCCTGCTTTCGAGCAATGACTGCAATTTGCAAATAGATTCATCTCAACACTCCAAAGCACTGAAACATATAATTGTTCTAGCTAACAGACAAAATGTTGATGAGAAATTCATAACTCAAAACAAGCAGCTTATTTATTTAGCGTTGACAACAAAAGATGAGGATTTCAATCCAAGATCTTGATAAGACAAGACTCTGAGCCACATTCATATGTCAAAAATTTCTTGAATAACTCCTCCTTTGTATACAGAATTGGAGTGTGGATACTCATCCAATCTCTCGTAGTGTCGATACTCATTGTATTCAAAACTTCACAATTCTTTAACAAATACAGAGCCAATTCCATCTCATCGTGCTCTCCATCGAATCTTTTCATGGAGATAGTCTGGAGGTGAGATACCAAACAAGCTGGAAGCTCCAGTGGATTGAAAACATTGCATTCATTACGCTGCAAATTATTTAGAAGAGTggataaaataaaaattgttaaTAGCGGCATGTTGGTATCAAGTAATAATACATTCATACATCTTACATTATGCAGTTTAAAGACTAGATGTTTCAGAATAGGACATCTCTTGTTCCCTGTAATTGAAATCATAAAGAACCAGCTCCAATCGACTCAAATTAACAAACTCAGGCAAGTAGGACGCCTacacaaaaaaataaaggaaTTAACAAGCAGAACTCCTCATTGAGAAATTAAACTGCCAAACGCAGAAAAGGTATCTAGTTACAAGAATGAAATGTGTATGGTCAAAACACAAGAAAAATAACAGAGATTAAAAATTAGAAACTTCACTCCTCTGCTAATGGTCAAAAAGTGTGAAATATGTAAAAGGTTAGCAGGACTTACATCCAGACCCATTGACAGCAAGTGACAGATATCCAACATTAGATAATTTTGCAAATAGAGCAGTAGCACGAATGTACGATCAGCAACGCCACCAAGAGGAGATTCATCATTTCAGTATGAAGTCTAATTTTAGCATTCATTATAGATGTTCCATTCTCAAAGAGATAATTTGACACAAAGAAGTCATCATTGACATCCAACTTCTCCAGCTTTGGGGCATTAATGAAAAAATTGAATGCAGGAACATTAAAATAAGGATTAAACTCcaattttgttctcaatgtcTTCAATTCAGGAGCAGAGATATTGATATTCAAAAACGTTTGATGGCCAGGAGTCAGACAGCAAATAGTGAGAACTTCAAGTACAGGGCAACAAGTAAAAAGCTTTGGGAATGAATCATCATCATGTTCAAAAAATTCAACACAGAGGACTTTGAGACTTGGGAAATACTCTGCTGTAGGACAATTTGAGAAACTAAAAATATTGGACTCCACCTTCAAAACAACTAGTGTTTTGCACATAAAAAGACTTTCAGGAAGCCAAAAAGGGatttttttaccaaaatttcTAAGACAAAGATCAAGCTCGACAACATTATGCTCAACGACAGTGTGCAAATGTATCTACAAATACGAGTGTAATCATCAGCTAGCATTTCATCTCGTAAGCCTTCATTCTGATAAGATAGACGAAATTTTCGGATGTCTGTAGAGTCATGAAGGGAAACCACACGATCAACAACTGTCATAAAACGATCATCAGATATTTTTCTTCGAGTTCTTCAACGGTGTATTAATGATTTTCCAATCGAAGACTAGAAATGGAAGTCCATAAGTTGTTCCATCTTTTAGACAGAATGGTGGTCTGCACAGCTAAAACTGTATCATCAAGCAACGAGAGTATGCGAAGGAGAACATCATCTGGCATTTGGCTGATCCTGTCTTCTCCTAATTCCTCTTGTAGTTTTGGGTAGGAAGTCATTTGCAGTCTGATTGGTTATTCAGAAGAATGATTAAATTGCAATaactttaaaacaaataaacaagaaCACAATCCTAAGATATTTACACATATTGAAACTGGTGAAAGCGTAGTACTTACCTTATAAGAGCTTCAAATCGAACTTGGTAACTGCTACCGAATCTTTAAGCATTTCATTGTGAGAAAGGGTGTGGGAAAAACTAATTTATGAAGTGTAGCAAACAATGGATTGAAGACCTTACAGTTCCAAACTACATTTAATTGTTGCCTCGTTTTATTCGATTCAAAGAATTTGTATGCCTTTTGATCTCCTCTATTTAATTACTGCCAACTACATTCATTCCTCGGTAAGGTTAGAAGAACACTTTGGGGAACTGTTGCCtccatttatttttcttctggGGAATTGTTAGGTCCTTTTATTCTGGTCAAGCGTTTGTTGTGACTGGTTTTAAAACAAATAgtgagcaactccaacagcttccctataatttctgtattatagggaagcaaaagtcaaagctatagcctctttttcttctccaactccaacagattctttattttacaacaatctctaaaatctccatattcttccttaaaattttagagtttgctgtaaatatagggaatttagttttctctttcctcactttccctaaaatagggatagttataaggaatctgttggagcaaaagagacttatttttccctaaagtagagaaaaatcaaaatatagggaatctgttggagttgctctaagagcCAAAGTAATTGAGACAGAGACTTCAAATGCAAAGAGCCAAAGATTTTAGGTAACAGTATATATTGAAATTGCTTGATTGGGAAATTAACAACACATTTGTACGAGATAAAAATAGTTTTGAACTAGTCTTGTTATACCTTAAGTTCAATTTTTCCTAAAACAGCAGAAAATGAGGAAAATGCAATATTGAGTCGCATATTGTTCAAGTAAACAGCTCATTGTAAAAACTAAGAAGTACAGATGCAAGTCATGCAACCTTATATTAGCGAAGGAGAGATATAATCGATTGAGAGAACCTGAGCACGGACCGTAACAAGCAGAGTGAAAGAACCTAAACACGATAAATATTTGTATTATTTATGTCTTATGCCAAATCAAACTCCCCAGAgctaaataaaaaactaaaaaaaaaatcttaacaaTTTTAAAAACAACAGACTGCAcagactgaaaaaaaaaatgcctgcTTTATTCTAAGCACAGCACATATGGTGCTTAGAAATATAGCAGATTCTTGTAAGTTTGTAACCATGCGCTGCATCTCAGATGTATTCAACTTTGCAAGTCTTTGAACCCCTTGTAAACATACAAACTTCCTTGTTTAACTCCTCTTTTGTATGCAGAAGACCACCAGCATAAATAGTCATCTTCTCCAAAACTTCACCATTCTTTAACAAGTATTTCAACATTTCCAGTTCATTGGACTCACCCTTCAATCCCCTTATGGAGATACTTTTGAGGTGTGACGTCAAACAAATAGGCACAGACTCCGTTGGTATCCTTTGATACTCTGAATCTCCACCTATAAATATCACCTGATCATCATTTAAAAGGATCTATGATAAGTGAATCTCCAAGAGCTGCATATTGGAATAACATAGCAAAACTGGATATATATCTTACTTTATATTCTAAGACGAGATATTCCAATTTAGGAATTCTCTCGAGCAAGTCTGGCACTTCCCAGTAATTGCAATAGTTAGCAACCAGCTTCAAGTGGCTCAAATTACCAAAAGTTGGCAGACAAAGATCCTACGTGAAAGATAAAGTTCAGATTAAACAGAAACACGTACAAAAGTTAAGTGTTTCCTATGCACAATATACTATTTCAAAAAATCTTTGAAATGGGATACATTGagtacagaaaaaaaaaattagtaggAATGATAAACACAACATCATTAGCACCCTATTTTGAAAGCAAGGAATGTGTGTTTCCTTCATGTAGTTTAGAAAATCAAAAATGAAAGAAGCACTGGCTTTTGATAGTGAGATGGAATAGTGAAAAAAATGCCTAACTAAAACTCAGGTTCTTATCATTCCTTCCAAGCCACAACACTATTTAGATTTCTTTCCTTCCTTAAACCTGTCTAACTATTAAAGGACTAAAATCATGAGCCCGCATGACTGCGTCACCCTTCAGCTCTTCCTCTCCTCAAAGAAGGCAAAACATACATTTCCTCCCTCATTCCCAACCAccccttcttttctttctaCAATCTTCTCTACCATACATGTTCTATATATTCTCTACCAAACATAGTGCAAGGAGAATGATAGCACATACTTACCTCCAAGTACATAGCTGAAAGAGACAGATACTTAACATTGGAAATTGTTGACATAAGCGCAGTTGCACGGTTAAGAAAGTCACAACCTCTAATTGTAGAATGGTCAATGACACGAGCATGGGCTTTCACCAGTGATTTTCCATTCTCTAACTTATAATTGGACAAAATATCCTCCTCGATATCAAGGGATTCAAGCTTTGGGGCATTAATCGAGAAGTTGTGTGCATCATGAAGAACATCTGTAGTGCTCCTCAATCTAATTCTTAAACTCTTTAGTTGAGCCGCCGAGACAGTGATACTACGAACATGATTTCCAAGAGTTCCATCTACAGTCAGATTTTCAAGCACAGGGCAGTAGGAAATGATTGTTCCCATTGCATAACTATCTGGAGAATCAACTGTAATGTGGAGGAACCTGAGACTGGGGAAACTCcttgatagaggaagattaatAACATAATTTGAGTCCAACTTCAAAACCTCTAGTGTTTTCGAGATTAAAAGCGGCTTAGGCAACTCAAAAATATGCTCTCCATGTGATTCAACACAAAGATCAACTTCAACAGCATTACGTTGGATGGCACGGCAGACCCAACTATCAATACGAGAGAAATCGTCAACAGAGGAACAATGAAGACGGAATTTTCGAATGTTAGATGATTGAGGAGAGAACAGTATTCGATCAACAAATGCCATAAACCCAGTTTTGTCAGATGTGGCTTCATCGCAGATGTCTAGGATGGGAACAGAGGCCCATACGTTCTTCCATCTTGTGGATAAAATGCTGGTCCTGAAACTGTATTTGGTGGGAAGGAACGAAAGTATGTGACAAAGAACTGCTTCAGGCAATTCACTGATCCTGTCTTTAGCTTTTGCTTGACTCTTAGACTTCGAATCCATATGTAACCTGAAGCATTGTCAATAACTTGGTCAACATGTAACCATTATTGTAACTTTCATAGCATAAAAGCCTTAtatgaaaagaacaaaaaaaatttgtcatAAAAGTACATAATCTGAAGCAGAGAAAACAATTGATCAAGACTATGTCACTATGCAACTCGATCAAAACTTTCAAACGAATAATAATCACAGGAAATACTCTTTAGGGCCCCATTCAGATAAAGAGATGAAATTGGCAGTTAACATTAGATAGTGAAATTGCTTGATTAgatcaagtaaaaaaaaaaaaatgaatgccTTTCAACTGACAAATCCCACACTTGTGATTCGAGAATATTACATTGTTACTGATGTTTCAAATCCAATATCACTGGTGTTTTATATCTTTCAAAACTAGTCCAATTATATTTCAAAATCCAATCCCCTTCTTCATAATCATCATATCCAATAAGAACCTCATTCACCCACAACACTTCAATCCAAAAATTTCCACTTGAATTAACGAAAAGTATTTATTCTGAAAAGTCCTCGAATACCCATTTCAATTCAGAGATTCAGGCAACAAATTCAATTTTCTCGgtcaataaaaaaaagaagagagatttTTGCAGAAGCGATATTTCGCTTTAAAACTAGAAACAAAAGCAAATCCTACATCTTTTCTCTACAAATGAACAACAAAAGGGCGTAAGATTTCAAATTTGTATTGTTAGAATCAGTGTTCTCAGTTTTGTTGATAGCTGATAACAACAAGGTAAAACCAAGTTACAGAGGAAACGTACCTGAGATAACAAAGCTAGCGACTCACTGTAAAATACAGGTACGGGGTCAGGAGGTAAATATAAACTGGAGGTTAACGACGTCGTTTCCGTGTAACCCTGAAGTGAGAACCTAATGGGCCTCTCGGTTAGGAACTTTTGTTACTTGACCCGGGCTCAATAGCCCAAactatctctttttttttcttttttctttttttttttctttcaataaagGTCCGAAACTTCGAATTATGAACGTTTATCAAATATTGTATTGTTAAACCTAATTACGAGCATAAGACACAAAGACAATCACTAATCCACTAAAATGTGTTTTGCTAATCCGAACAATATCTGAATACTCTATTGAGTCTCTACTTAACATGAGTACATGACCTTTATACCAACATAAGCAGAGTATATATATTTTGCAACTTCCATCCATCCCATTCGCCGGAACCGTGGTACCTATGTATGACTAGTCACGAGGTTTTGTTGAGAAACAAATAGGCAGTGCTGATGATCTCCTAAGAAAATCTGATAGAAATAGAAATTCCCAGTGATGAAATGTCAGATCCAACGTTTATCAAGTTAGGAATACAAccttttgaaaatgaaaaccaaGATTAAATGAATGATAATGAGGCACAAAACAATTACTGCAAAGAGATTCAGAATAATGGCGCTTTTACTACTTCGATGCCAATATCGTTCTAAAACGAAAAAATTAGACTTAAAGAAAAACTTAATAGTCTAGGGACCTACTAACTTTGTCTTTGACGAATTTAACTACACAAGTCTTTGAACCCTTTTGAAAGGTACAGAATGTCTTCTGTAATTCCTTCTCTGTTGCATACACAGAAAGAAGATCCCTGTCAGTTGTAGTTGAAACAGTCAATGTTTCCAGAACTTTACCAGTCATTAACAAATACTTTGCCATTTTCATTTCATCAGGAGCTCCTCTTAATCCCCTCAGGCTGATAGTCTTGAGCTGTGACAGCAAACAATTTGGCACCTTCTTTGGTTGACTCCAACGACGGTTGTTGGTATGTTCTCCACAAGCATACTCCTGAAAATTTAAAAGAATATATGAATGTGAATCTTATTAGCATATGCTGATTATCAGAAGCAAAATTGGAAATACATCTTACAAAATGATCTATGATGAGAGATTCCAGTTTAGGTGATCTGATGAGAAACTCTGGTAACAGCAATTCCAGGTGATGGCAATCTTGAAAAACCAGCTTCAATTTGCTTAAGTTATCAAAAGCGGGGAGATAACAAGCCTACATGAATGATGAAGTAATGATCAAACAGAAACCAGTCCACGTGCatatgattttggattataagAAAATACAAAAGAGAACCTTCTTATGGAATTACAACTATATTTCTTTAGCATTTCCTTTCCAAACAAAACTCTTAATAGGACTTAATTCATTTCATCCTCACAATCTATCCAGCTATAAGTCAACTGAAATTAATGGACCTGCATGCATTCCTCACCCTTCCACTCTTCATCTGACTGGAAGAAGAAGGGAGCGCACACCTTTGTTTTTCATCCTCCAACACATCTATGTCTTTCCTTCCTATAATCTTCTATGCCAAATACTGTAAAAGGAACAAGTTAAGACATACTTACCTTGAAACAATGAGCTGAAAGAGACAAATCCTTAACATTGGAAACTGCTGCCAGAAGTGCAGTTGCACAATTAGCAAAGGTACGCCGTTCACTTGAATCATGGTCAGTGAGATTAATATTGGCTTTCATTAGTGATGCTgcattttcaaagaaaaaatttgACAAGATATCGGTATGGATATCAATGGTTTCAAGCTTTGGGGCATTAATGAAGAAGTTGTAGACATCAATGCATTCAGGagcttcatcttcatcttcgctGTGATATTCATTTTCATCTTTATACGCATTGAACAAATCTACCTTAAATGTATTCAGTTCAGGTGCAGACACTTTGAAATTCAAAACCTCATCTCCAATAGTTGCCCTTATAGACAAATATTCTAGTGCAGGGCAGC harbors:
- the LOC133731025 gene encoding uncharacterized protein LOC133731025, whose translation is MDSHSKLEERVRDRISELPDLVLIHIVSFLETKYAVRTSILSTRWKGIWAFSPNLDFRDRFTKNKAGFVDFVDRVLIFRDADIQKFRLECSNIGDFSRIYSWIRTAVRHNVVEVDLNFGSNRDQVYELPDSLFMCKSLEVLKVVSGCITFDPPSQRFPSLKVLNACLYYPNNDSMERLFSCCPALEYLSIRATIGDEVLNFKVSAPELNTFKVDLFNAYKDENEYHSEDEDEAPECIDVYNFFINAPKLETIDIHTDILSNFFFENAASLMKANINLTDHDSSERRTFANCATALLAAVSNVKDLSLSAHCFKACYLPAFDNLSKLKLVFQDCHHLELLLPEFLIRSPKLESLIIDHFEYACGEHTNNRRWSQPKKVPNCLLSQLKTISLRGLRGAPDEMKMAKYLLMTGKVLETLTVSTTTDRDLLSVYATEKELQKTFCTFQKGSKTCVVKFVKDKVSRSLDYLLWVNEVLIGYDDYEEGDWILKYNWTSFERYKTPVILDLKHQLHMDSKSKSQAKAKDRISELPEAVLCHILSFLPTKYSFRTSILSTRWKNVWASVPILDICDEATSDKTGFMAFVDRILFSPQSSNIRKFRLHCSSVDDFSRIDSWVCRAIQRNAVEVDLCVESHGEHIFELPKPLLISKTLEVLKLDSNYVINLPLSRSFPSLRFLHITVDSPDSYAMGTIISYCPVLENLTVDGTLGNHVRSITVSAAQLKSLRIRLRSTTDVLHDAHNFSINAPKLESLDIEEDILSNYKLENGKSLVKAHARVIDHSTIRGCDFLNRATALMSTISNVKYLSLSAMYLEDLCLPTFGNLSHLKLVANYCNYWEVPDLLERIPKLEYLVLEYKVIFIGGDSEYQRIPTESVPICLTSHLKSISIRGLKGESNELEMLKYLLKNGEVLEKMTIYAGGLLHTKEELNKEVCMFTRGSKTCKVEYI
- the LOC133728411 gene encoding F-box protein At4g22280-like; this translates as MACESKRQNGVDRISELPDAVLCHILSFLPSIYAMWTTVLSRRWNNLWTSLPNLGFDNKDFPTNHTMSSIQSFNRFMTAVEDALSLHRLSDIRKFSLSISVVHFSVEDLSRINNLICSAIRHNVVEMNLSFWAEDYMKDPFVLPQSLFMCPTLEDLTVFSDFNTCAPTATGSLPSLKVLHVSVLWSDENAPESFFRNCPVLEDLTIAGRICFHDIDYINITALALKRLRISLRCFIEWYDSWYTFSIYAPSMEYFELEEDAFSNYIFKSTKSLVKAKVHFLDEIQYQDEMGVFYDKDPGFANRATVLLAGISNVEYLSLDNQPHCMEACYVPALENLTKLKLVLRDCYHWELLTELIIRSPKLKYLVLEHIHTNVDNKYPEESESRWNPPDFVPICLLSRLKTIKIRGFKGKRDEMEVAQYLLQNSDVLNEMAINTGDLQCTKEELIEEFGMFQRGSKDCKVLFS